A genome region from Drosophila simulans strain w501 chromosome 2R, Prin_Dsim_3.1, whole genome shotgun sequence includes the following:
- the LOC6735396 gene encoding trypsin 3A1, which produces MTSLDLRLAVALCLIWTTAAQNSTDGGQDGRIVGGWETHITFFPHQVSLQLGTRHACGGTIISPTIILTAAHCVLEYSKPQYYVIRAGSSDWTKGGSYVRVKQIIPHPKFHDPTRMNNDIAIVQLQQPLVYSQNIRPISLATNKDIITPTAQLFVSGWGSTSISQMQPEKRLRYTVVHLRDQNQCARNYFGAGTVTNTMFCAGTQVGGRDSCQGDSGGPLVTSINGQLKLYGIVSWGFGCANAMFPGIYTKVSAYDDWIAQTIEELA; this is translated from the coding sequence ATGACGAGCTTGGACTTGAGACTGGCAGTAGCGCTCTGTCTAATCTGGACAACGGCTGCCCAGAACTCCACGGATGGCGGACAGGATGGCCGCATTGTCGGCGGCTGGGAAACGCACATCACCTTCTTTCCGCACCAAGTATCCCTGCAGTTGGGCACCCGGCATGCATGCGGTGGAACCATCATTTCGCCCACCATCATCTTGACTGCTGCTCACTGCGTGCTGGAGTACAGTAAACCGCAATATTACGTGATTCGAGCCGGATCCAGCGATTGGACGAAGGGCGGCAGCTATGTTCGCGTCAAACAGATCATTCCGCATCCCAAGTTCCATGACCCAACGAGGATGAACAATGACATTGCCATTGTTCAGCTGCAGCAACCCCTTGTCTATAGTCAGAATATACGACCCATAAGCTTGGCCACCAATAAGGACATCATTACGCCGACGGCACAGCTTTTTGTAAGCGGCTGGGGCAGCACTTCGATCTCACAAATGCAGCCGGAAAAGCGTCTTCGCTACACCGTTGTCCATCTGAGAGATCAGAATCAGTGCGCCAGAAACTATTTTGGAGCTGGCACCGTAACCAACACCATGTTCTGCGCGGGAACTCAGGTGGGTGGAAGAGATAGCTGCCAGGGAGATTCGGGCGGTCCACTTGTCACATCTATAAATGGCCAGCTAAAGCTCTACGGTATTGTGTCCTGGGGATTTGGATGCGCAAACGCCATGTTTCCTGGAATTTACACTAAAGTTTCCGCCTATGACGACTGGATAGCGCAGACAATTGAGGAGCTAGCCTAA
- the LOC6735397 gene encoding uncharacterized protein LOC6735397, with translation MASATSSSARHLFDESKKRLCARVGENANNLGSVARQVVRGSKSNEIMHQTLKNFTQVDVVSDYSHQNLQKMTLILQHVGYQYDVMQDSVNHLDYLKEQVTAMER, from the exons atggccTCTGCTACCAGTTCAAGTGCTCGGCATTTATTCGACGAGTCCAAGAAGCGCTTGTGTGCCCGCGTGggtgaaaatgcaaataatttgg GTTCTGTGGCCCGACAAGTAGTCCGAGGTTCCAAGAGCAATGAG ATCATGCACCAAACCCTGAAGAACTTCACCCAAGTGGACGTGGTCTCGGATTACAGCCACCAGAATCTGCAGAAGATGACGCTGATCCTGCAGCACGTGGGCTACCAGTACGATGTGATGCAGGACAGTGTCAACCACTTGGATTACCTCAAGGAGCAGGTGACGGCCATGGAAAGATGA
- the LOC6735398 gene encoding ventral anterior homeobox 1, whose protein sequence is MNSQSAVRRYPHSFSIEQILAKPEMRSSTSFEDSAQDESGRGGNCLGASRVSSPATSSCLDDNMDDGKSDIDLASDDGNGLGDDRKKRPRTAFSAAQIKALETEFERGKYLSVAKRTALAKQLQLTETQIKIWFQNRRTKWKRKYTSDVETLASHYYAQLGIGGLARPMVVGDRLWLFSQTPTGPTPIQSIMLNGSGAAAPMASATAATGSPMRPYATSGGMPPLPGPSVMESARNAILARGQPLNFALPFGVAKPPAGGVPAASYIQRCKPYAANYVDYASSLPTNESYLQMKYATLPPETESGASNGLAELERVFGDANANFLQQRSTPVAGTATAYGHDGLNQAQRSRRPTQSESECSDIDCEHLDEDEEPPAAE, encoded by the exons ATGAATTCGCAATCGGCAGTGCGTCGCTATCCACACAGTTTCTCCATCGAGCAAATTCTGGCCAAGCCGGAAATGCGCAGCTCCACTTCCTTTGAGGACTCGGCGCAGGATGAAAGTGGTCGCGGTGGCAATTGTCTCGGTGCTTCACGGGTTTCCAGTCCGGCAACATCGAGTTGCTTGGATGACAACATGGACGACGGCAAAAGTGATATCGATTTGGCCTCAGATGATGGAAACG GCCTTGGTGATGACCGCAAGAAGCGACCGCGGACCGCCTTCTCGGCAGCCCAAATCAAAGCACTGGAAACGGAGTTCGAAAGGGGAAAGTATCTTTCGGTGGCGAAGCGAACTGCACTGGCCAAGCAGCTCCAGCTCACAGAAACGCAG ATCAAGATCTGGTTCCAAAACCGCCGCACCAAGTGGAAGCGCAAGTACACCTCGGACGTGGAAACGCTGGCCTCGCACTATTACGCCCAGCTGGGCATCGGGGGATTGGCCAGGCCCATGGTGGTTGGTGATCGCCTCTGGCTCTTTAGCCAAACGCCAACGGGTCCCACGCCCATTCAGTCCATTATGCTAAATGGCAGTGGCGCCGCTGCACCCATGGCCTCGGCAACGGCGGCCACCGGCTCACCCATGCGTCCGTATGCGACGAGCGGTGGGATGCCTCCGTTGCCCGGTCCCAGTGTGATGGAGAGTGCCCGTAATGCCATACTGGCGCGCGGACAACCCTTGAACTTCGCCCTGCCCTTTGGCGTGGCCAAGCCGCCGGCGGGCGGTGTGCCTGCAGCCAGCTACATCCAACGCTGCAAACCGTATGCGGCCAACTATGTGGACTACGCGTCGTCATTGCCAACGAACGAGAGCTATCTGCAGATGAAGTACGCGACGCTGccaccggaaacggaaagCGGCGCCTCCAATGGTCTCGCCGAACTGGAACGCGTCTTTGGGGATGCCAATGCCAACTTTCTGCAGCAACGCAGCACTCCAGTGGCTGGAACAGCCACAGCCTACGGCCACGATGGATTGAATCAGGCGCAGAGGAGCCGCAGACCCACGCAATCGGAGTCCGAGTGCAGCGACATTGACTGCGAGCATctggacgaggatgaggagccACCTGCTGCGGAGTGA
- the LOC6735399 gene encoding alpha-1,3-mannosyl-glycoprotein 2-beta-N-acetylglucosaminyltransferase, which produces MRTRKVLLVIGFLVTWTYATYYLLLRQTGIHTSRHQSLQAYKLNSQARDANLQSHHLAKNVFEFVKLKYLEKQPPQVASTPQISIVAAEISAELPEQHVAKAATARIPTKTYLANGEPVFPVVVFACNRVSVKKCIDNLVQYRPSVEQFPIIVSQDCGDEPTKEAILSYGKQVTLIEQPDLSDITVLPKEKKFKGYYKIARHYGWALNTTFAVGFEFVIIVEDDLNVAPDFFEYFLGTHKLLKQDPSLWCVSAWNDNGKAAVVDAAQPELLYRTDFFPGLGWMLTKDLWAELSVKWPKSFWDDWIRHPAQRKDRVCIRPEISRTRTFGKIGVSNGLFFDKYLKHIKLSEDFVQFTKINMSYLLKDNYDNTFLRRVYTYPIVTYDELRRNLIRIEGPVRIQYTTREQYKRTTKMLGLMDDFKSGVPRTAYHGIVSFYYNKRRVHLAPNANWKGYELSWS; this is translated from the exons ATGCGAACGCGCAAGGTGCTGTTGGTAATTGGCTTTCTGGTTACGTGGACCTATGCCACCTACTACCTGCTGTTGCGCCAAACGGGCATCCACACGAGCCGGCATCAGTCGCTTCAGGCCTACAAGCTCAACTCGCAGGCCCGCGATGCCAACCTGCAGAGCCATCATCTAGCCAAGAACGTGTTTGAGTTCGTCAAGCTGAAGTACTTGGAGAAGCAACCACCGCAGGTGGCCTCCACGCCGCAGATTAGCATAGTTGCCGCCGAAATATCGGCGGAGCTGCCGGAGCAGCATGTGGCCAAGGCGGCAACGGCGCGCATTCCAACGAAAACATATCTGGCCAATGGCGAGCCCGTGTTTCCAGTCGTGGTCTTCGCCTGCAATCGGGTGTCGGTGAAGAAGTGCATCGACAACTTGGTCCAGTACAGGCCCAGCGTGGAGCAGTTCCCCATTATTGTGTCACAG GACTGCGGCGATgagcccaccaaggaggcAATCCTCTCGTACGGCAAGCAGGTCACGCTCATCGAGCAGCCTGATCTCAGCGACATCACAGTGCTGCCGAAGGAGAAGAAATTCAAGGGCTACTACAAGATAGCCCGACACTACGGCTGGGCCCTGAACACCACCTTCGCTGTGGGCTTCGAGTTCGTCATAATCGTCGAGGACGATCTGAACGTGGCTCCCGACTTCTTCGAGTACTTCCTGGGCACGCACAAGCTGCTCAAACAGGACCCCAGCCTGTGGTGCGTGTCCGCGTGGAACGACAATGGCAAGGCTGCTGTCGTGGACGCCGCGCAGCCGGAGCTGCTCTACCGCACCGATTTCTTTCCCGGTCTCGGCTGGATGCTCACCAAAGATCTGTGGGCCGAGCTGTCGGTCAAATGGCCCAAATC CTTCTGGGATGATTGGATACGTCATCCCGCCCAGCGCAAAGATCGCGTGTGCATCAGGCCCGAAATATCACGTACTCGCACGTTTGGAAAAATAGGCGTATCCAA CGGTTTGTTCTTCGATAAGTATCTGAAGCACATTAAACTTAGCGAGGACTTTGTGCAGTTTACAAAAATCAATATGAGCTACCTGCTGAAG GACAATTACGATAACACGTTTCTGCGGCGCGTTTATACGTATCCCATTGTTACGTACGATGAGCTGCGGCGAAACCTGATCAG AATTGAAGGTCCAGTTCGCATTCAATATACTACTAGGGAGCAGTACAAGCGGACAACAAAGATGCTGGGTCTTATGGATGATTTCAAG AGCGGTGTTCCCCGGACTGCCTACCATGGCATCGTCTCCTTCTACTACAACAAACGGCGCGTGCACCTGGCACCCAACGCCAACTGGAAGGGCTACGAGCTCTCTTGGAGCTAA
- the LOC27209323 gene encoding uncharacterized protein LOC27209323, whose translation MKYVGIIWWIYLLSIFMQIVHAQQSLAISTIDAHSNNGSVSKGFHSRKRNALRLYADWGYTMDSNKPLKQECRSTGYQEEFSWVAIKKRNRLIQEPRRYLKDLRSEMYEKADAEKCHQPEMRNVQDFLECQVRRHMRLELQIPKYPNVP comes from the exons ATGAAGTATGTTGGAATAATCTGGTGGATATATTTACTATCTATCTTCATGCAGATTGTGCATGCGCAGCAAAGCTTGGCAATTTCAACTATTGATGCACATTCAAATAATGGATCAGTCTCAAAGGGGTTTCATTCTAGAAAGCGAAATGCCTTGCGTTTGTACGCAGATTGGG GCTACACCATGGATTCAAACAAACCGTTGAAGCAGGAATGCCGCTCAACGGGCTATCAAGAGGAATTTTCTTGGGTGGCAATTAAGAAGAGAAACCGTTTAATCCAGGAACCCCGCCGGTATTTAAAGGATCTACGTAGTGAGATGTATGAGAAAGCGGATGCTGAGAAATGCCATCAGCCGGAAATGAGGAATGTTCAGGACTTTCTCGAGTGCCAAGTGCGCAGGCATATGCGACTGGAGTTGCAGATTCCCAAGTATCCTAATGTTCCTTAA
- the LOC6735400 gene encoding uncharacterized protein LOC6735400: protein MLLSMQMWRSLWLAALFCGLAQAKGSHKVHCSEDQMRVDIGLPDAESKDQSAPQIYLEGLKGYPDERCQPQIDGSLAVFRLSLSDFYECGVTRMVNQLTGKKVYYHKIIIESTSGKEIVSVKCITTASPAYNVMMNATTGSSSTSSGGIHGLVKRDVLPAGFQEPEDLEITTSLTKRAPEPRLSIGVSQDGQKFTRDLTVKSGTPLTMEINLDEDSAPVYGLGVNYLDVTDTHTSSETLIFKGCTVDPYLFENFNTIDGDILSAKFKAFKFPDSSYVQFRATVNVCLDKCLGTQCSNNQVGFGRRKREISSANKVYEISLAMFLQVQDIEGVNKNEVLQLEEKLRELKLANQRLARNSRGNFAMEQTPASAQPAFVVDERELGHLSAGSGAALNGLSLALWTILGAWSWRLM, encoded by the exons ATGCTGCTCTCAATGCAAATGTGGCGCTCTCTGTGGCTGGCGGCCCTTTTCTGCGGATTAGCCCAGGCCAAAG gTTCCCACAAGGTGCACTGTTCGGAGGATCAGATGCGGGTTGACATCGGACTGCCGGATGCGGAGTCGAAGGATCAGAGTGCTCCTCAGATCTATTTGGAGGGATTGAAGGGATATCCGGATGAGCGATGCCAGCCGCAAATCGATGGATCCCTGGCCGTTTTTCGCCTTTCCCTCAGCGATTTTTACGAGTGCGGCGTAACGCGGATGGTCAACCAGCTGACG GGCAAGAAGGTGTATTACCATAAAATCATCATCGAGTCAACCAGCGGCAAGGAGATCGTCAGCGTTAAGTGCATCACCACCGCCAGTCCCGCCTATAATGTGATGATGAATGCCACCACCGGGTCCAGTTCCACGTCCAGCGGCGGCATCCACGGCCTGGTCAAGCGGGATGTGCTGCCGGCGGGATTCCAGGAACCCGA GGATCTGGAGATCACCACATCGCTGACCAAGCGGGCCCCCGAGCCACGACTCTCAATTGGCGTTAGCCAGGATGGTCAGAAGTTCACCAGGGATTTGACTGTGAAGTCG GGCACACCTTTGACCATGGAAATCAATCTGGATGAGGACTCTGCACCTGTTTATGGTCTGGGTGTCAACTATTTGGATGTGACGGACACGCATACCTCATCGGAAACGCTGATCTTCAAGGG CTGCACAGTGGATCCCTATCTCTTTGAGAACTTCAACACCATTGACGGCGACATTTTAAGTGCCAAGTTCAAGGCCTTTAAGTTCCCCGACTCGTCGTACGTGCAATTCCGTGCCACGGTCAACGTGTGTCTGGACAAGTGCCTCGGCACCCAGTGCTCCAACAACCAGGTGGGCTTCGGTCGACGCAAGCGGGAGATCAGCTCTGCGAACAAGGTCTACGAGATCTCGCTGGCCATGTTCCTGCAGGTTCAGGATATCGAGGGTGTCAACAAGA ATGAGGTcctgcagctggaggagaagcTTAGGGAGCTAAAGCTGGCCAACCAGCGCCTGGCCAGGAATAGCCGCGGCAACTTTGCCATGGAGCAGACGCCCGCCAGTGCTCAGCCCGCCTTTGTGGTGGACGAGCGGGAGCTGGGACATCTCAGTGCCGGATCGGGAGCCGCATTGAATGGCCTGTCGCTGGCTCTCTGGACGATTCTGGGGGCATGGAGTTGGCGGCTGATGTAG